The segment TCGAGGTGCTTGTAAGTGTCAAGATTGGGAGTTAAAATGAAAAAGAATCGTTTATTTGGTCTGCAGATACTGGCTTTGGGAATGCTGGTATCTGCCTGCGTCGAGCCCAAATTTGCCGAGGAAACAGCGCAAACAGACAGAAATGCGGGAGTTCGGTTAAGGCCAAGCCAGGCGTATGCTGCATTCTACGAAGAAGAGGTTTTATCGGTAAAGCCACGGATCAGAGGGAGCATTCTTGCCAAAGGAGCCAGTGAGGCGGAAGCCCCCATTCTGACCCGTTATGAAAAGGCCATGGTCGTGGAAAACTGGGATAGCACAGGCCGTTTTTCCTACGAAAAAACCTTCGTGGATGGCACCTACGAAGGGAAAGCCTTTGCTCCTTCCAAGAGAGGTGAACCAGGACCGGGAGAAATTAAAGAATCTGAATTTCACAAGGGCATGAAAGTCAGACGATTGGTTATAAATGACCACGAATCAGTATCCTACCTGGATAACGGAGAGGTGAAAAGGACTCCCATACCCGATGCAGTTTTAACAGAAATTGAACGGATTAAACAGGAAACGGGTGAGTGGGTCCCTTCCACCGGACCCGATACCACCGGTGGTCTGAACGGTAAATGGTTGGAGCAATTGGAAAAGTCTGTGACCCGTAATGGTGGAACACTGAGCATTAACAATAAGAATCAGATTTCAGCCATTTTCAAACAATCCCAATCAGATGACTACCTGCACATCCTGATGGATGGTAATACCGGAATGACTCTACAGGAAGCCTTGTATGTAGGAGGATCCCTTTCACTGCTGACCAAATATGCCTATACCGAAATTGGAAACCGGTTCTTCCCGGTTATGATATCGACCCGGTTATTCGATAGGGTGGATGGCAGGTTGACCCTGATATCTGAGACAATGGAAACACGCAACAAGTACCGGATCATGCCGAAGTAGGAGTTACCCATGAAAACCATTATTACTTTTATTATTTTGTTTCTGTTAACAGCAGCCAGCATTGCCCAAACCAAATATGGAATCATCTTTCTACCCGGTGTGGGAGGAAGCTCGTATGAAACCTATATTGGTCAACCAGACGCGCCAGACTTAACTTATGATCACAACCTCCTCTTGAATCAATTAAGAGGCACACTCGGACAGGATTTGCGCGTTATTGATAACCTTACCTTTCAACATGTCGCCCTTTCTGTGAGGGCAACACAGTTGAATCAAAAGATTGGTGAATGGATGCAGGATAGTGACTTTGCCAACCGGGAATGGTTTATATTCGGACATAGCATGGGAGGCGTGACCGCAGCCTATTTTAACAAGGTTGCCAATACGAACCCGCAATTTAAAATTCGTGGCACCATTGCCATGCAGTCACCCTTTCAGGGAATAGAAACGCTCAAGGGGGGGAAATATTTTTTGGAACAGAAGTTTAACCTACAAATGAATGAACTTGGTATGGGGGTCAATGGTGACAATCCGTGGTTGCTGACGGATTTAATAGATGTTATTCATGTTCCAATCGATTTATTTAATGCTATGATTAGTGGCGGGAATGGACCACAGACCCCACGGACACCACTTGCGTTTGAATTTATGGTAGATTTTATACGGGAAGAGTTAAAAAATAAAAAGAATGAAGCATCTGTTGGCTTCTATGATCTGATGGGTGATGATCGAACAGATGTAAAATCCATGCAAAAAGGGCATCCTGATATTGAAACCATCAGAAATAATACATTTGCTACTGATTACCTGATAATTGGGGCGACAGACTTTAACTTGACTGCTATCCGATTGGTAGGTTCCAAGCCTAATTATTGTTTAAGTAAACCGGAAATTAAGGATTACTGGAAATTTATTATGGCTCCTACTCTTGGTATGAGTTTAGCTGGAAATGATGATTTTAATGTTAGAAAACATCTGGGACCTGCGCATTCTGTCGCAATGACCTATGCGCTAAGAACATTTTTTGATAACAGAGTTACAGAATACCGGGCCTCTGAGCATCGGTTTAAAACATTATACGACGTAAGTCTTCAGTTAGTCGGTGAATGGAGATATCAAATGAATAAAGCGAAGGCAGCAAAAGAAAGATACATCGTTTCAAGAAGGGCGGTTGAGAACCTTGATATTGCCGCACAGGATCTAACCAATGATCTTGATATTGAAACGGAAACCGTGGTCATTCATCACTATGGTATCAGCAACCAGTGGTTACAGGCTTGCCAAACTGCCAACACCGACGTTGGATTCAAAGTGGAAAATTACTCTGTTCTTCCTGCCCTTCTGACATATGATTGTGATGATCCGCTTTTCGTAAATTGGACAGAAACAAGGACAACCATTCTTTCCATCAACACGGTTGAAACCGATGGGATGATTGCCTTGAAGAACCAGAAACCAACCAATGCTGCAGGTTCGTGGTATGAGGCACCAAACACAAACCCAAACGATGGCCATAACCATGCCGCTGCCCTGTGGGTCGTAAAACCCTGGAACAAACAGGAAACCGAAACCATGCGTGAAACGAAAAGGTGGATTCGTGAAAAATATAATGAAGACAATGAGTAAATTATTACTATTTATATTTTCACTAGCATTCTTGGTCAGTTGCAATAATGATACAGATGACAAATATTCATCTAAAATCTTGAAGTTTGTTTGGAAAGTAGATTTAAAAAAAGTTCAGGGCTATCAGGGTTTTGAATTGCCATCCATCGATGGTAACTATGCTTACTTTCCGAATGGTCCAGATATTGAATGCAGGGAACTTTCCACGGGAAGGTCAATCTGGAAAAAGCGTGTTACAAACGGAACAGTTGATTATATTGGAACAAACTTTAGTTTCAATAGTGAAAACATATTGATTGATGATGCCTTTTCAACACGCTTATTAAACAAGTTAACTGGAGAACAAATCTGGATTGCACCAGATTCGGGTGTTCAACGTGTTTATGGTTCACTTGGAACAATAGATAACATACATGGTTATAGATTCCCTTCAATATATTTACCAAAGGAACTCCAACAGTTTGATTGTAGGACTGGTAATAAAATACAATCAATTTATTCTGATTCAGGATCGTTCAATTCAGTAGTTGCCAATTCATTTGGTGTCTTTGCAAATACTTTAGCTGCATATCGTGATAAGGTCACTGATGAACGAATTAGCTTCGGGACACTTGTAAAGATTAACCCAGAGACCGGTAATCTTGATTTTAAGATCCGAATTCAACCACGATGGTTTAAAGATGTTGGTTATGGATTTTATTTATCAACTAGTTCAGAACTTTTTTCAAAACCCGCCTTTGATCAACAATTTGGTTATTGTTCTTTTAAAGATGGAACAACAATAAAGTTCATTCCTGAAACAGGTAATATCGTTTGGAAATATGAATTACCCATCACCAATTACCGTCGTGACTTTCCGGATGCCATCAGTGTATTCCCAGATGAAGAGAAAGGCCTTGTCTTTGTCACCGGCGGCCGTGATAGCTGGTTCTGTCTGGATATGGAAACCGGCAAGCAACTCTACTGGAAACGTCTGTCGGAATACGATGGAATGATTGATCCATCCAGTTACGATGGCAACCGGTATGTGTTTAAACCGCATACGTATGGTCAGTATGAGTGGTACATCATCGACATCACCACCGGCGAAGTGGTCGAGGAATTCGATATCCCCGATGATTCCATTCTCTCGCAGGATGTGAAGAACGGGTACGTGGCTGCATTCGGGGTCGGGAGTTTCTACGTATTTAAAATCGTCCGGTAAAATACATTTTAACGCGAAGGACGCAAAATGTTCATTACCAAGGGCGCAAAGTTTTTCAATTTTAAAACGCTGCGTCTTGGCGTTCCTTCCTGGCGACTTTGCGTTTAAATCCTTTTGCCGCTAAGGGCGCAAAGTGTTCATAACCAGGAACGCAAAGATTATTTGTAGTTTTCAATTCAGGAATCTCTGCGGTCTTTGCGAATTCTTTGCGTCATTGCGATTAAATGTCTGCACTGTGACGGTCCCTGAGCGGAGCCGAAGGGACCCCTGGAACAAACAGGAAACCGAAACCATGCGTGAAGCGAAAAGGTGGATAGAAAATAAGAGTAGGCCGTGATAAAGCTATCCCTATTAATCCATCTTTGTTTTTGTTCCTTGATAATTTCAGGCTGTTCTGAAAATCCAGAAAGTGCAAATTCAAAGTTTTTAAAGCTTGTGTGGAAAGCACCATTGACAAAAATTGAACCATCACAAGGATTTGAACTACCCACAATTGATGGTAACCGGGTTTATTTTCCAAATGGTCCTGATGTAGAATGCAGGGAGTTGTCCACTGGCAAAATCATTTGGAAGGCCAATATAACCGGTAAAACCAGAGATTATAATGGAACCCGTTTTTTGATTAACAACTCAATTATTGTTGTAAACGACACCTATTCTACCTCTGCATTTGATAAGTATTCTGGAGAAAGACGGTGGATCGCTCCTGATTCAGGTGAGTTCAGACGATATGGCATCATGAATTGGATTGACAATGAATTTGGTTACAGGCGAGGGCAAGCAAATTTTATTCAATTTAACTTAAACGATGGAAATACAATTAAAATGTTTCCGATTGACACTGGCGCTGCCCGGGCAATAAATACCAGTAAGCATGGTGTATTCTGTTCGACATTTGCTGGTTATGTTAACGATCTGGGAAAGGAAATTTACGAGTTTGGTACACTTAAAAAATTTGATCCTGTAACTGGTCAGCAAATTTTCAGTTTCCGGTGTACCCCACGTTATTTTAATTTTGGTGGTTACTCTGACTACCTGTCGACCATTACCAATCTCTTCGCAGTGCCGGTATTGTTAGATTCAGTTGGGTATGCGGTTTTTCGGGATGGAACGGTTTTCAGGTTCAGACAATCCGATGGGTATTTGTATTGGAAATATGAATTACCCATCACCAATTACCGTCGTGACTTTCCGGATGCCATCAGTGTATTCCCAGATGAAGAAAAAGGCCTTGTTTTTGTGACCGGCGGCCGGGATAGCTGGTTCTGTCTCGATATGGAAACCGGCAAGCAACTCTATTGGAAGCGGTTGTCGGAATACGATGGAATGATTTTTCCATCCAGTTACGATGGCAACCGGTATGTGTTTAAGCCACATACATACGGCCAGTATGAGTGGTATATCATCGACATAACCACTGGCGAAGTGGTAGAGGAATTCGATATCCCCGATGATTCCATTCTCTCGCAGGATGTGAAGAACGGGTACGTGGCTGCATTCGGGGTCGGGAGTTTCTACGTATTTAAAATCATCCGGTAATTCGTTTTACCGCAAAGTCGCAAAGGGTTCATATCCAAGTACGCAAAGATTTTTTAGTTTTTTATACATGAATCTCTGCGGTCTTTGCGAATCCTTTGCGTCATTGCGTTTAAATGTCTGCCCTGTGACGGTCCCTGAGCGGAGTCGAAGGGAACCCTGGAACAAACAGGAAACCGAAACCATGCGTGAAGCGAAAAGGTGGATTGATGAACGTCGAGTAGGTCAAAAGTGAAAATGCACTTTGTTTTGCTTGCTGGTTTGATTTTCAGTTCATGCACAGAACCCAACGAGGATTCGCTGAACTCAAAATATTTGAAATTGGCGTGGAAGGTTGATCTTAAGAAGATACAGGGTTTCCAGGGCTTTGAGTTACCGTTGATCGATGGTGACCGGGTTTACTTTCCTAACGGTCCCGATGTTGAGTGTCGAAACCTGTATAATGGAAATCTCATCTGGAAGGCAAATATAACTGGAAAGGAAAGGGACTATACCGGGACCAATTTTATGGTGAACAGTTCAATCCTGGTGGTCAACGATATCTACTCAACATCGGCCTTTGATAAGATTACCGGGGTAAGGAAATGGATGGCACCCGATTCTGGTATTCACCGGTCATCGGGGACAATGAATACCATTGACGAAAATTTTGGATACAGAAAGATTCATTCAGACTTCATTCAATTTGATCTGTCAACCGGATTGACAATTAAAGAATTTGATGTTGATACTGGTGGAGTTCGATCCATTATGTCAAATATGAATGGAGTATTTGGATCAACAATTGCAACTCGGTATGGTGAAGGAGGCACTGAAATTTATAATTTTGGTGAATTGAAAAAATTTGATCCAATTACAGGAAATCAAGTATTTAGTATACGCGCAGTACCACGGTGGTTCAAGGATGGTGGGTACGGGTTCTATCCACAGACCATTACTAATCTCTTCGCAGTTCCGGTATTGTTAGATTCAGTTGGGTATGCGGTTTTTCGGGATGGAACGGTTTTCAAGTTCAGGCAATCTGATGGGTATTTGTATTGGAAATATGAATTACCCATCACCAAATACCGACTTGATTTTCCGGATGCAATCAGTGTATTCCCAGATGAAGAAAAAGGCCTTGTCTTTGTGACTGGCGGCCGGGATAACTGGTTCTGTCTCGATATGGAAACCGGCAAGCAACTCTATTGGAAGCGGTTGTCGGAATATGATGGAATGATTGATCCATCCAGTTACGATGGCAACCGGTATGTGTTTAAGCCACATACCTATGGCCAGTATGAGTGGTACATCATCGACATCACCACCGGTGAGGTGGTAGAGGAATTCGATATCCCCGATGATTCCATTCTCTCGCAGGATGTGAAGAACGGGTACGTGGCTGCCTTCGGGGTCGGGAGTTTCTACGTATTTAAAATCATCCGGTAAAATACATTTAAACGCGAAGGACGCAAAGTGTTCATAACCAAGGGCGCAAAGTTTTTCAATTTTATAACGCTACGTCTTGGCGTTCCTTCCTGGCGACTTTGCGTTTAAATCCTTTTACCGCTAAGGGCGCAAAGTGTTCATAACCATGAACTCAAAGGTTTTTTGGTTTTCAATTCAAGAATATCTGCGGTCTTTCCGAATTCTTTGCATCATTGCGTTTAGGCATTTAAAATCATAAGGATTGGGTGGTAGCAACCACACCTGTTTCCTGATAACACTTCACCTTTTTCACCTCATTGAAACATTTCCTGTTCTTTCTTTTGGTTATCGGATTTGGGTTAACCGATCTGGTTGCTCAACACCAACCGGTCAGGGTTCATTTGCCTGTACCTGGGGGGGTGCAAAAGGTCTCTCTGCCTAAAAAAATGGCCCCTGCCGACACGGCAACGGTCCGGTCATTTTTCGTCAGGAATATTCAGGATCAAAGTAAATGGCATTCCATCCGCTTTAACCTGGCGGCCCGGTTCGATGGGATCCATGTGTGGGTGGATACCAGTTCGGTTTACCGGAAAATCAATCCAATCCAGATGGATTCTCTTCTTTACCTTTTTCACTATCATCTGGTGGAAAGGACATCCTCATTTTCGGTAGATTCCACCAAGGGAATTGTTCCCCTTTCCATATCCCTTCTGGGAAATTTACCCAATCGTGCTGGTGATGAGGTGTTGAATATTCTGCTACTCGATATCCGGGATGATTTTCTGGTGACCGGGCAATACATCGCCGGGTTTTTTGATCCGGTCGATCAATTGGAATACCCAACCAGCAATCAACGTGATATTCTCTACATTGATGTCTTTCCGACCCTGATTTTTAACCAGACAATAACGGTTGAGGGCTCTCTTCAAACGGCCGCTCACGAACTTCAGCATCTGGTCCATTCACAATATTCCGATCCGGACAATCCGGAATGGGTGTCCATAAATGAGGGGTGCTCTGAACTGATGGAATATCTGTGTGGTTTTGAGCCAAGACCCGTCACCCGATTCCAGAAAAATACAGAAAAAAGCTGGGCAATCTGGAAGGATCAGGATGCCATTTTATCCTATGAACAAAGTCTGGTTTTTATCAGTTGGTTTTACTTCAGGTATGGGCTTTCTGCTTTTCAGCAATTGATCTGGTCTAGATCGGTTGGCCTCGACGGGTTTGCAGCCAATCCAACCCTACCCGATTATACAACGCTGAACCGGCAATGGATATCCGATTTATTCCTGCGCCCATTCAGACCGGATCAAACTCCGTTTCCACCCCGTTGGCAACCCGATCTGTCGTTGCTACCCACTGAACCAAACCGGTTTTTCCCTGTTGAAGGATTCACGAAACAAGATCCGGGTGGGTTTTCCTCACTCTTGCTTGAGGGATCTTCCATCTATTCTATTGGGGTAAGTTCACTGATAAAAACCGACTTGTTATGGTTACCATTCACGACCGATAAAGAACCGCAGTGGTTTTCATTCAAATCTGGTGAGACCCTATCCATCCAAACCGACTCTGAAAAACCAGTGCTGATGGTTCTTGTCAATGCTGAACATCCCGATGTAAACGAGCCTTCATTGGGTAATCAGATCAGTTATCGGATTGAAGGGGAACCGGAAAGGGTGGTATTGACCATCCGTCAGGATGACGGGAAGTCGGATGAATTTATGGGTTCGGCCCGTTTTCTTCGTCTGCCCGATTCCATCCGGTCCTTTGCCCAGTGGATCCCAATCGATCACCCGGATTATTCCGGTATCAGGGATGTGTCGTTCCTGGGTGGATTTCTTTCTGAGTTCGACGGGACGGAGGTCGATTCGGATGCTCCCAGACAATTTGAACTTCAATTCTTTGATTCACTGTGCAGGCAGATTGGTGATCAGATTTTGTGCAAATCGGGACGTCCTTATGCGCAAATCCGTTTCGAAACCATTTCCTTGCCTGTTGGTCATGCCGTTCAGACCTATACCGGGTCTGGTGTGTGGGTCGTTTTTTCATCCCATGCACCCTCGAAAAATGGGGTGGTGTTGGCCATGGATCGGGCAGGTCAATCTGGTTTCATGGTTATAAACAATCATGGGGATTGGAGAAAACCATCCGATGTCTGGCCGGTGTCTTACGATCTGGCCGGTTTCATTCCCATGATCAGGCTTGGGGTGTCGGTCAAAGCCGTTCAACCAACTCTGCCCACACCTTTTACCTGCACCTTTGACCGGGATTCTATATACTTCTCATTCACGCCAGGAAAGGGTTCCCTTTCTGTTGAATTAAC is part of the Bacteroidota bacterium genome and harbors:
- a CDS encoding alpha/beta hydrolase — translated: MKTIITFIILFLLTAASIAQTKYGIIFLPGVGGSSYETYIGQPDAPDLTYDHNLLLNQLRGTLGQDLRVIDNLTFQHVALSVRATQLNQKIGEWMQDSDFANREWFIFGHSMGGVTAAYFNKVANTNPQFKIRGTIAMQSPFQGIETLKGGKYFLEQKFNLQMNELGMGVNGDNPWLLTDLIDVIHVPIDLFNAMISGGNGPQTPRTPLAFEFMVDFIREELKNKKNEASVGFYDLMGDDRTDVKSMQKGHPDIETIRNNTFATDYLIIGATDFNLTAIRLVGSKPNYCLSKPEIKDYWKFIMAPTLGMSLAGNDDFNVRKHLGPAHSVAMTYALRTFFDNRVTEYRASEHRFKTLYDVSLQLVGEWRYQMNKAKAAKERYIVSRRAVENLDIAAQDLTNDLDIETETVVIHHYGISNQWLQACQTANTDVGFKVENYSVLPALLTYDCDDPLFVNWTETRTTILSINTVETDGMIALKNQKPTNAAGSWYEAPNTNPNDGHNHAAALWVVKPWNKQETETMRETKRWIREKYNEDNE
- a CDS encoding PQQ-binding-like beta-propeller repeat protein, translated to MSKLLLFIFSLAFLVSCNNDTDDKYSSKILKFVWKVDLKKVQGYQGFELPSIDGNYAYFPNGPDIECRELSTGRSIWKKRVTNGTVDYIGTNFSFNSENILIDDAFSTRLLNKLTGEQIWIAPDSGVQRVYGSLGTIDNIHGYRFPSIYLPKELQQFDCRTGNKIQSIYSDSGSFNSVVANSFGVFANTLAAYRDKVTDERISFGTLVKINPETGNLDFKIRIQPRWFKDVGYGFYLSTSSELFSKPAFDQQFGYCSFKDGTTIKFIPETGNIVWKYELPITNYRRDFPDAISVFPDEEKGLVFVTGGRDSWFCLDMETGKQLYWKRLSEYDGMIDPSSYDGNRYVFKPHTYGQYEWYIIDITTGEVVEEFDIPDDSILSQDVKNGYVAAFGVGSFYVFKIVR
- a CDS encoding PQQ-binding-like beta-propeller repeat protein; translated protein: MTKIEPSQGFELPTIDGNRVYFPNGPDVECRELSTGKIIWKANITGKTRDYNGTRFLINNSIIVVNDTYSTSAFDKYSGERRWIAPDSGEFRRYGIMNWIDNEFGYRRGQANFIQFNLNDGNTIKMFPIDTGAARAINTSKHGVFCSTFAGYVNDLGKEIYEFGTLKKFDPVTGQQIFSFRCTPRYFNFGGYSDYLSTITNLFAVPVLLDSVGYAVFRDGTVFRFRQSDGYLYWKYELPITNYRRDFPDAISVFPDEEKGLVFVTGGRDSWFCLDMETGKQLYWKRLSEYDGMIFPSSYDGNRYVFKPHTYGQYEWYIIDITTGEVVEEFDIPDDSILSQDVKNGYVAAFGVGSFYVFKIIR
- a CDS encoding PQQ-binding-like beta-propeller repeat protein, translating into MKMHFVLLAGLIFSSCTEPNEDSLNSKYLKLAWKVDLKKIQGFQGFELPLIDGDRVYFPNGPDVECRNLYNGNLIWKANITGKERDYTGTNFMVNSSILVVNDIYSTSAFDKITGVRKWMAPDSGIHRSSGTMNTIDENFGYRKIHSDFIQFDLSTGLTIKEFDVDTGGVRSIMSNMNGVFGSTIATRYGEGGTEIYNFGELKKFDPITGNQVFSIRAVPRWFKDGGYGFYPQTITNLFAVPVLLDSVGYAVFRDGTVFKFRQSDGYLYWKYELPITKYRLDFPDAISVFPDEEKGLVFVTGGRDNWFCLDMETGKQLYWKRLSEYDGMIDPSSYDGNRYVFKPHTYGQYEWYIIDITTGEVVEEFDIPDDSILSQDVKNGYVAAFGVGSFYVFKIIR
- a CDS encoding T9SS type A sorting domain-containing protein is translated as MAPADTATVRSFFVRNIQDQSKWHSIRFNLAARFDGIHVWVDTSSVYRKINPIQMDSLLYLFHYHLVERTSSFSVDSTKGIVPLSISLLGNLPNRAGDEVLNILLLDIRDDFLVTGQYIAGFFDPVDQLEYPTSNQRDILYIDVFPTLIFNQTITVEGSLQTAAHELQHLVHSQYSDPDNPEWVSINEGCSELMEYLCGFEPRPVTRFQKNTEKSWAIWKDQDAILSYEQSLVFISWFYFRYGLSAFQQLIWSRSVGLDGFAANPTLPDYTTLNRQWISDLFLRPFRPDQTPFPPRWQPDLSLLPTEPNRFFPVEGFTKQDPGGFSSLLLEGSSIYSIGVSSLIKTDLLWLPFTTDKEPQWFSFKSGETLSIQTDSEKPVLMVLVNAEHPDVNEPSLGNQISYRIEGEPERVVLTIRQDDGKSDEFMGSARFLRLPDSIRSFAQWIPIDHPDYSGIRDVSFLGGFLSEFDGTEVDSDAPRQFELQFFDSLCRQIGDQILCKSGRPYAQIRFETISLPVGHAVQTYTGSGVWVVFSSHAPSKNGVVLAMDRAGQSGFMVINNHGDWRKPSDVWPVSYDLAGFIPMIRLGVSVKAVQPTLPTPFTCTFDRDSIYFSFTPGKGSLSVELTSLFGWDKLDLNPQMGKAAVYFPVSGPVFIRSDYQNGDTIRTASFKMVRFPWHDQEGFFQWSVGKQLELQVASAGIPADKLWGFVSRETNASIELNPVRKTPGGPGILITCSKPVHVSGTGIRQISPTSFYWSLEGHVVITPEEKQVISGVPDWFTVSGAFPNPANPSTTFEIKSDRVQPIQIGVYTVLGQLISKEEMMVNPGRQWYALSFAGKSTGFYWVQFDGAGIRQTQRVLLLK